The nucleotide window GTTCATCCTGCACGTCGACGGCTGGCTCTGCGAGATCAAGGACGTCCAGATCCGCGACGGCCTGCATGTCCTTGGCGCCGCGCCGACCGGCGAGGCCCGGGTCAACCTGGTGCTGGCGATGCTGCGCGCCCGCCAGATGTGGGCCGGCCAGGTCGCGGCCCTGCCCGGGTTGCGCGAGGCGCTGGGGCTGGCCGAGGAGGCGTCCACCGCCGAGACCGACGCCGTCGAGGAGCGGGCCCGGGCGCTGATCGTCGCGATGGAGGCGGCCGGCTGGGACCCGGAGGCGGCCGCGCGGGTCAGCGACGACGAGACGGTCGCGAGCGTGCTGCGTTTCGCCGCCACCGAGGTCGTGCCGCGCCTCGCGAGGACCACCGACGAGCTGACGAACGTGCTGCACGCGCTCGACGGCGGCTACGTGCCGGCCGGGCCGAGCGGCTCGCCGCTGCGCGGCCTGATCAACGTGCTGCCCACCGGCCGCAACTTCTACTCCGTCGACCCCAAGGCGATCCCGAGCATGCTGGCCTGGGAGACCGGCCAGGCCATGGCCGACTCGCTGCTCGCGCGCTACCGCGCCGACTACGGCGACTGGCCGCGGTCCGTCGGGCTCTCGGCCTGGGGCACGAGCGCCATGCGTACGGCGGGCGACGACATCGCGGAGATCCTCGCGCTGATGGGCGTACGCCCGATCTGGGACCAGGCCTCGCGCCGCGTCACGGGCATCGAGCCGATCGGCCTCGACGAGCTGGGCCGGCCCCGCGTCGACGTGACGGTGCGCATCTCCGGCTTCTTCCGGGACGCGTTCCCGCACGTGGTGGCCATGCTGGACGACGCGGTCGGCCTGGTCGCCGGTCTCGACGAGCCGATCGAGTCGAACTACGTCCGTGCGCACGCGCTCGCCGACGTCGCCGCGGAGAAGACCTGGCGCCAGGCCACCACGCGGATCTTCGGCTCGCGGCCGGGCGCATACGGTGCGGGGATCCTGCCGCTGATCGACAGCCGGGACTGGCGCGGCGACGCCGACCTGGCCGAGGTCTACGCGGTCTGGGGCGGGTTCGCCTACGGCCGGGGGCTGGACGGGGTCGAGGCGCGCGGCGACATGGAGGCCGCGTACCGGCGGATCGAGGTCGCGGCCAAGAACATCGACACCCGCGAGCACGACATCGCCGACTCGGACGACTACTTCCAGTACCACGGCGGCATGATCGCCACGGTGCGCGCGCTGACCGGGCGGGCGCCGGCCGCGTACATCGGGGACTCCACGAACCCGGACGCGACGCGGACCCGCAGCCTGACCGAGGAGACGGCCCGGGTGTTCCGGGCCCGGGTGGTCAACCCGCGGTGGATCGCCGCCATGCGCCGGCACGGCTACAAGGGCGCCTTCGAGCTGGCCGCGACGGTCGACTACCTCTTCGGGTACGACGCGACGGCGGGCGTCGTCGCGGACTGGATGTACGAGCAGCTCACGGCGGCCTACGTGCTGGACCCGGAGAACCAGAAGTTCATGACCCGGTCGAACCCGTGGGCGCTGCACGGCATCACCGAGCGCCTGTTGGAGGCGGCGGACCGCGGTATGTGGGAGGCGCCGGAACCAGCCACCCTCGCCGCGCTACGGCAGGTCTATCTGGAGACCGAGGGGGACCTGGAAGGCGACGCCTAGCCCTTAGGCCCGGCGGCGCAGCAGGTAGGTGTCCATGATCCAGCCGTGGCGTTCGCGGGCCTCCGCGCGCACCCGGCGGATCTCGTCGGCCACCTCGTCGAGCGGCCCGGCCACCAGCAGCTCGTCCTCGGTGCCGAGGTACGCGCCCCAGAAGATCTCCACGTTCTCGGCGTCAACGGTGCCGAACGTCTGGTGCGCGTCCAGCATCACGATCACGTCGTCGGCGCCGTCCGGCCATCCCTCGGCAAGCCGGCGTCCCGTGGTGACCTGGAACGGCCGGCCGACCCGGTTCAGGCCGATCCGGTGCCGGGCGGCCAGGGTCGAGACGCTGCTGATGCCGGGGATGACCTCGTACTCGAAGGTGGTCTGGCCGCGGGCCAGGATCTCGTCGAGGATGGCGATCGTCGAGTCGTAGAGCGACGGGTCGCCCCAGACCAGGAACGCGCCGGTCTCGCCGTCGAGCAGGTGCTCGCCGATGAGCGCCTCGGTGACCTCGGAGCGCCGGCGCCGCCAGTCGGCGATCGTGGCCTCGTAGTCCGCCGGCGCCCGGTCGCGGTCGGGGTCGCGGCCCTCCGCGATGCGCCGGCTCGGCCGGCCGTATGCCTTCAGCATCCGGCGCCGGAGCTCGATCATGCTCTCCTTGGCCTCGCCCTTGTCGAGGAGGAAGAACACGTCGGTCCGGCCGATCGCCTTGGCCGCCTGGAGGGTCAGCTGGTCGGGATCGCCCGATCCGATCCCGATGACGTAGATCTTCCGCACCCCAGCAGTCTGCCGTACGGCCCGCGACGAGCGCCGTCAGGACCGGGCGAGGACGCAGAACTCGTGGCCCTCCGGGTCGGCCAGGCACGTCCACGGGACGTCGCCCTGGCCGATGTCGAGGTCGGTGGCGCCGAGGGCCCGCAGCCGGGCCACCTCCGCCGCATTGTCGTCGCCGGGGTACGGCAGCAGGTCGAGGTGGACGCGGTCCGGCGTGGTCTTCGCGCCGGGGACGCGGAGGAATTCGAGATAGGGGCCGGCGGAGCGCAACGACGCGAATTCGTCGTTCGCCTCGTGCGGTGCCCAGTCCGTCGCCTCGCCCCAGAACCGGGCCATGGCCCGCGGATCCGCGCAGTCGACCACCACGGCGGCGATCGGCCCGGTGTCCCGGTAGACCTCCCGGGGCTCCAGCACGCAGAACTCGTTGCCCTCCGGATCGGCCAGGACCGCCCACGGCACCTCGCCCTGTCCCACGTCGGCGGGCGTCGCGCCGAGCGCCAGCAGGCGCGCGACCAGCTCGGCCTGGTGTGCCGCGGAGGCCGTGGCGAGGTCGAGGTGTGTCCGGTTCTTCGCCGCCGTCTTGGGTTGCGGCACCGGGACGACGTCGATGCCGAGGACGACCGGGTCCGGCCAGACGAGGCCGCCGGCGGGCCCGACGTAGGTCGTCCGGCCCGAGTAGGCGCTCCAACCGAGCGCCTCCGCCCAGAACCGGCCGACCGCCGCGTGATCGACGGCCTTGATGTTCACCTGAACGGGTCGCAGGGCCATGTCAGACCGCCACCGCCGTCGCGCGGGCGTGTTCGATGGCCAGCTCCAGGGCGCCGCGCAACGCCGCGTCGGTGCCAAGGGCGCCGTGCTCCACCCGGATCGGGCCCGGGAAGGAGATCGCCGTGCGTACCCGGGGCAGCAGCGCCGGATGCGTGCCCACCGGGCCGCCGAGCAGGACCAGCGCGGGGTCGACCACCGCGGCGACCGAGTTGATCACCCGGGCCACCGCCTCCGCGAGCACCCGCAGCGCCGTCTCGTCCGCCCGGTCGAGCAGCGCCAGCGCCGCGGCCACGTCGTTGGAGGGCGCGTCCGAGCGTCCCAGCCCGCCCGCCGCCAGGTCCGCCGCGAGCGTCGGCGCCGAGGAGCCGGGCAGGTAGCCGATCTCGCCGGCCAGCCCGTGCGCGCCCCGGATGAGCTGGTCGCCGATGTACAGCCCGACGCCGAGGCCGGCACCCACGTAGACGTACGCGAAGCTGGCCTCGCCCGCCGCCCGGCCCGCCCGGTGCTCGGCCAGCGCGGCGAGGTTGACGTCGTTGTCGACGAGCACCGGGGCCGGCACCAGGTCGCCGATCATCTCCATCGGACTGAGCAGGCCCTCCGGGAACGGCGTGCCGGCCAGCGGAACGGTCTGGTGGGTGGCCGGGTCCACCGGGTTCGCGATCGAGACGCCGACCGTGCGCAGCGGGCCCGCGCCGCCGTCGATCGTGCGCACCGCGGCCCGCACGCTCTCGACGAGCGCCGGGGCGTCGCCCGGTGGGGTGGGCGGCCGGCGCAGCTCGGCGCGGGTGCGCCCGGCCAGGTCGGCCGCGCGGGCGTGCACGCCGGACTGGTCCAGTTCGAGGGCGAGCACCCATCCGGACCGCGCGCCCAGCTCGTAGAAGGTGCCGACCCGGCCGCGCCGGCCGGTCTCCTTCAGGCCGGTCGCGTCGAGCAGCCCGACCTCGACCAGGCGGCGGACCGCCTCGGAGACGGTCGGCCGCGAGTAGCCGGTGACGTCCGCCAGCTCGGCCCGCGTGGTCCGGCCCTGCCGGATGGTCTCGTCGAGCAGGCGCCGGTCGGTGGCCTCGCGCAGGACCGTCTGCGGCAGTGCCCGGGCGACCTCGTTCACGGACCCCCCTTGTGATCTCGCCTGCCGAGCTCTTACATTAGGACAACCTTCTAGTTAGGTCACCTAATCAAATACGCCCAATCGACGCAGGGAGACACCGATGAGCACCGCACCGGCCGACATCCCCACCGCCATCCGCGAGACCAAGGCGCGGCTGCGGGCGCAGATCGGCGACGTCGCCGGGGCCTTCGCCCGGGCCGAGGCCGCCGTGCGCGCCGAGGTCGACGAGATCGTCGCCCAGCGCGGGCGGGGTGAGGAGGTCTGGCCCGTCGTGCGGTTCGCCGACGTCGCCGCCGGCACCGTTCCGGCCGACCTGGTCGAGGCCGTCCGCCGCCGCGGCTGCGCGGTCGTCAAAGGCACCTTCCCCCGCGTACGCGCCGAGCAGTGGGACGCCGAGCTGGTCTCCTACCTGGACCGCAACGACTTCGCCGGCACCTACCGCTACCTCGACGACGGCGTCTTCGGCGGCCTCGCCGCGAGCCGGCCGTCGATCTTCCCGATCTACTGGTCGCGGCCGCAGATGCAGGCCCGCGAGGACGACAACATGGTCGCGGTCCGGGGCTTCCTGAACTCCTTCTGGAAGCACGAAAGCGAGGGCCGGGTCTGGTTCGACCCCACCCGCGACACCGCGTACCCGGACCGCGTGCGCCGCCGCGAGCCCGGCAGCGACTCGTCCGGCCTGTCCGCGCACACCGACTCCGGCTCGATCGAGCGCTGGCTGCTCCCGGCGTACCAGAACGTCTTCCGGCACGTCTTCCGCGGCGACCCGGACGCCTACGACCCGTGGGACGGCGCCTACCGCACCGACGTGCACGAGTACGAGTCGACGGTGATGTGCTCGGCGTTCCGCACCTTCCAGGGCTGGACGGCGCTGTCCGACATGGCGCCGACCGAGGGCGTGCTGCACGTCGTGCCGATCCCGTCGGCGATGGCCTACCTGCTGCTGCGCGCCCTGCAGGACGACGTGGCCGACGACGACCTGTGCGGCGCCGCGAACGGGCAGGCGCTGCCGATCAACGAGCGCTGGCACCCGGCGCTGATGCCCGCGCTGACCCCGATCCCCGCGGTCGAGCCCGGCGACACCGTCTGGTGGCACGGCGACATGATCCACTCCGTCGGCGCGGTCAAGGATCAGCAGGGCTGGGGCAACGTCATGTACATCCCGGCGAGCCCGTACTGCGAGAAGAACGCCGCCTACGCCGCCGAGTGCGGGCAGGCCTTCATCAAGGGCATCAGCCCGGCGGACTTCGCGCCCGAGGACTACGAGATCGACTGGGCCGGCCGGCCGATGGCCGACGATCTCAGCGCCACCGGCCGGGCCCAGCTCGGCCTCGAGTCGTAGCCGGGCCGGGATCAGTCCGGCAGGATCGGCACGGACGGGTTCAGGTCCCGGCCCAGCGACGCGGCGCGGGTGACCGACGTCGAGCCGAAGCGGTCCCGGACCGCGTCGAGGGCGGTGTCCAGGCTGTCCTCGACGGGTAGGTCGAAGGGCAGCTCCAGCTGGACGGCGCCGTCGCGGTCGAGATTGCCGACCGCCACGCCGACCAGGGTCAGGCCGCGCTCGTCGATCAGCGGCCGGGCCTCGCGCAGCAACTGCCGGGCGGTCTCGAGGATCGCCCGGGTCTGCATCGTCGCCTTGAGCAGGCTGCGCGAGCGGGTCGCCCGGGTGAAGTCGCCGAAGCGCAGGCGCAGCGTGATCGTGCGGCCGGACCGGCGCACCGTGCGCATCCGGCGGGTGACCCGGTCGACAAGGGCGGCGAGGGTCGCCTCGATCTCCTCGAACGGGCGCTGCCGCCGGCCGAGCGCGCACTGCGAACCGATCGACCCGCGCCGGTGGCCGGTCCGCACCCGGCGCGGGTCGCGGTTGTGCGCCAGCGCGTGCAGGTGCCGTCCGGCGTGCGCGCCGAGCATGGCGACCAGGGCGGCCTCGCCGATGCGGGCCACGTGGCCGACCGTCAGGATGTGGCGCTCGCGCAGCTTGCCGGCGGTGACCGGGCCGACGCCCCAGAGCCGCTCGATCGGCAGCGGGTGCAGGAACGCCAGCTCCTGTCCGGGCGCGACGACGAGCAGTCCGTCCGGCTTTCCCACCGCGCTGGCGACCTTGGCCAGGAACTTCGTGCGGGCCACCCCGACCGTGATCGGCAGCCCGACCCGGTCGCGGACGTCGGCGCGCAGCCCCGCGGCGATCGCGGCCGGCGTGCCACGGATCCGGTGCAGGCCGCCGACCTCCAGGAACGCCTCGTCGATGGAGATGCCCTCGACGATCGGCGTGGTGTCGCGGAAGACCTCGAACACCGCCTTGCTCGCCGCCGAGTACGCCGACATCCGCGGCGGCACGATCAGCGCGTGCGGGCAGAGCGCCCGGGCCTGCGCGATGCCCATCGGGGTGCGCACCCCGAAGGCCTTGGCCTCGTAGCTCGCCGCCAGCACCACGCCGCCGCCGACGAGCACCGGGCGGCCGCGCAGCCCGGGATCGTCGCGCTGCTCGACCGAGGCGTAGAAGGAGTCGAGGTCGGCGTGGAGGATGGTCGCCTGGTCGGACACGCGGCCATCTTCGCACACATGTTCGAACGCGGCGAAGGTGTCAGTGTCTGAACGCGAAGTAGTTGATGTTGAGGAACTCGTCGCCGTCGTCGGCGGCGAAGACGAGGAAGACCGTGTGCCGGCCGGTGGTCGGCTGGATCTCGGTGCTCCGGCTCGTCCAGTCCTGCCAGCCGTCCGTGTCGCCGGTGATCAGGGTGCCTGCCGGGGGGTTGGCCGGGCTGTCGATCCGGATCTCGATCCGGCCGCGGCTGTCGTCGTCGGCGTCGGAGGCGATCCGGGCGGCGAACCCGGTCGCCGGGGTGTCGCCGAAGTCGACGTCGTCGAAGCGCAGCCAGTCGCCGTTGCTGATCCAGCCGACGTTCTGGCCGCCGCCCTCGTCCTCGGTCTCCTCGACGTCGGTGCCCTGCTGCCCGGACGCCGCCTCGGCCTGGAACACGGCGTACGCGTCCCGGCCGGGCGTCGCCGGCTCGGGCGTAGCCGGCTCGGTCGAGGGTTCGGGCGCCGGCGTCGCCGAGGCCGGCGCGGAGGCCGGCGGCGGCGCGGCGACGGCGGGCTCGTCCGCGCCGCCCTGAAGGCGTCCGATCAGGTATCCGAGCAGCACGAGCGCCAGCCCGGCCGCGGCGAGTCCGGCCCGGTTGCGGGTGACCCGCGAACGCGACCGGTACATGCCGGGCGGCGGGAGAGAGGGCGTAGTCATCGGCTCAGCAGACTAGCCGAGCGCGGCCCGCGCGTTAACCCCGTCATTCAGATCTTCGTGATCAGGACCTCGGCGATCGTCGCGGCCTTGGCCAGGTTCTCCGCGTCGTCGTCGCCGCGGCTGTACACGTCGATCGACACCGTGCCGTAGAGCACGTAGAGGTGGCCGGCCAGCGCGAAGGCGTCCTCGCCGACGCCGTCCACCGGGGTCGCGTCCGCGATTTTGATCTTGAAGTCGTCCGCGGTCGTCCGGCCCAGGAAGACCGCAAGCTGGCCGCCGGGCTGCTGCCACTGGCAGTAGCGGTTCTCGTCGCCGTCCGGGAGCCCGTCCTCGTCGATCTGGCTGATGTCCCGGCCGGTCAGGCGGGTGACCTCGGTGCGGCTGAGCAGCGTGCACGGATCGGGGATGGCGCCGGAGTCCTTCACGGAGTCGCCGAGGCCGCTGTCGGAGCCGGGAGTCGCGGAGGCGGCCGGCGTTGCGGAGGCGGCCGGCGGCGCCGGGGCGCCGCCGGCGGCGGGGGTCGGCGACTCGCCGAGCATCCCGCATCCGGCCGGAGTGACCAGGGCGGCGGCGATGGCGAGGGCGGCGAGCGGGCGGCGGAACATGGCACTCCCTGAGTAGGCGCTGCGTGCGGCGTCTACCCAGGTTCCCGGTCGGCGAGGAGGCCCGGGAAGGCCCGGTACCCCTCGCTGACACGTATACGGGAGGAACTTCAGCCGTTAGGTGCAAGCGCGGTGAGGATCTCCTCGGCCCGCTCACCCGCGGCGCGCGGGTCACCGTCCGGCGCGCCGATGAACGGATCCCAGTTGAGGTCGTAGAAGAGCTCGGTGACGCCGGCCTCCGCGTACCGCTGCGCGCCGGCCCGGATCTGGTCCCAGGTGCCCGACAGCGGCACGTTCTCGTCGCGCAGCCCGGCCTTGACCACGCCGCGCACGACGATGCGTACGGAATCGGGGTCCCGGCCCGACTCCTCGGCCGCGCGCCGGACGATCTGGGCGCCGCGGGTGATGTCGTCGAGGCTGGCGCGGCTGCTGCTGACCCAGCCGTCGGCGAGCCGCCCGGCCCGGCGCAGCGCGACGTCCGCGCCGCCGCCCAGCAGGATCGGCGGGCCGCCCGCCTGCACCGGTTTGGGCGCCATCACGCTCGGCGGCACGGTGTAGAACTCGCCGTCGAACTGGGCCGGTTCGCCCCGGAACAGCGTGCGCAGGACTTCCAGGTACTCCGCGGTGCGGCGCCCGCGGGGGTTCGGGTCGGAGCCGGTCGCGGTGAACTCCACCTCGGACCAGCCGGTACCCAGGCCCAGGTCGAAGCGGCCGCCGCAGAGCACGTCGAGCGTGCTCGCCTGCTTGGCGAGGTAGGTCGGCGAGACGTACGGCAGGTTGATCACGGCGACGCCGAGCCGGATCTGGGTGGTCCGGGCGGCGGCATAGGTGAGCGCCAGCAGCGGGTCGAGGACGCTGCGGTAGACCGGCTCGAGGTCCTGGCCCGCGCCGATGAGCAGGCGCTGGAACGACCACAGGCCGTGGTAGCCGAGCTCCTCCGCGCGCATCGCGAAGCCGGTCACCGACAACGGGTCCGCCCACACCCCGGACACCGGGCACCCACAGCTGATCAACATGCGGTTCACGGTACTGCCGGGCTCCGGAGGCGGGCCACCGAAGCCCGGCATTTCGTCGAACGACCGGCCGGTGCGGGACTAGCCCGCCAGCAGCCGGCCGACCTCCGCCGCCCGGTCGCCGAGCGCCGCACGCAGCGCCGCCGCGGCCTCCTGGTTGGACAGGCCGTTGCCGATCGCGTCCAGCGCCGTCTGCGGGTTCACCTGCGCGCCGACCGGCGCGGCCGAATGGCTCTTGACCAGGGCGTCGACCGCCGCCTGCACGTTGTCCACCCGCTCGCGGATCTCGTAGCCCAGGGTCGCGGCGACCACCGCGCGGTGCAGCGCGTAGTTCGGCCCGAAGGTTGGGTTGTTCTTGAATCCGACCGGGTCCGGGTTCGGCACGCCGCCGGGACGGACGTGGCCGCTCGCGTCGACGCCCGGGTCCCAGGCCAGGACCGCAACGGCCAGGGCCTCGCGCCCCACCGGGCTGCGTGCCCACTCGGTCATCCAGGCGTTGAATTCGGTCTTCGTCACGTCTTCCTCCAGCAGTCCCCAGGGGCTCGTGTCGCTCTCCTGGGCAGTGGTGTACCGGGCCGAGAAATGCGCGTGTTCGGTGTGCGGGCTGGTACCGGTGTACGGCCGGGCCGTCCAGCCCCACGACCGCGACCAGATGCGACGGTTGTAGATGATGTTCTGGAGCCGGTCGTCGTTGCCCTCGCGGTGCCGGGCGACGATGATCTCCACACACCGCTCCATGTCCCAGCCGGCCTTGTGCAGGTGGTCGTCCACGTCGATGGCGTGGACCTCGTTCCTTCTGTCGCCGTCGTCCTGCGGCGTTCTGCCGGTCTCGTCGGGGTTGTGGTCCGAGGAGTTCGCGGCGTGTGAGGTGTCGCCGACCGATCCGTCGCTCGCCTTGTCGCGGTTCGGAGCCAGCCGGTTGAACTCATTGCGCAGAGTCACCAGGCACGGCACCAGGGTCCACTTCACCATCGGGCCCCACATCCTGCCTTTTCTCCTGTCCGGTCCCTATCGGACCGGTTGGTCAGATGATTGCCCGATTCCGGAGGGCGTGTGTATACCCCGACCGAGGGACGACCGCTCCGATTCAGCCCCTGGTCACCGTTTTCTCCGGACACGCCCGGTGACCGTGTCACTCCGTCGTGAAAGGGTCACCTCATGGCATTGACACTGCTGGAAATGGATGACCGGGACTTCGCGTCCCGGCGCGAGCCGATGGTCACCGGCTACGCGACGGCGATCGCCGTCGCCCGCAACCTCTCCCTGCCGGAGGCGGCGGCGGAGTCCGAGCGCGACATCGCCGAGCGGCTGCCGCGCGGCCCGGCGACGCGCGGCCAGCTGCTCCGCAAGGCCGTTGTGGACGGTGCCGAGGTCGGCTGGATCTGGGTGTCGCTGCCGGGCGCGACCGTGCCCGAGATGGCCTGGATCTGCGACGTCGAGGTCGACGCCGCCCACCGCGGCCGGGGCTACGGCGGCGCGATCATCGAGGCCGTCGAGGCCGAGCTGGCCGGGCTGGGCGTGGCGCGGCTCGGGCTGAACGTCTTCGGCGACAACGGCACGGCCCTGCGCCTGTACGACCGGCTCCGCTTCGAGGTGACCGCTCAGCAGTGGTCCCGTTCGATCGCCGACGCGCCGTCCGCGGCCGGCATCGAGCTCGTGCCGATGATCGACTATGCGGGCCGCATCGAGACCCACTTCGCCGAGTACGCCCAGCGCCTCGTGCGGGATCAGGGCGTCTGGCACGGCGAGGCCGAGGCCCGCGCGGCCCGGAGGCTGGCCGAGCTGCTACCGCACGGCGACCGGACCGAGGGGTCGATCCTGCGCACGGTGTGCGCGAAGGGCGAGCCGGTCGGCTGGGTCTGGGCCGCGATGCCGGCGCCGCCCCGGCCCGGCCTGGGCTGGCTGCACCACGTCGGAATCGACGAGGGGTTCCGCGGCCGGGGGCACGGCACGGCGGTGATCGCCGCGATCGAGGCCGAGCTGGTACGCCGCGGGGTGCACGCACTCGGCCTCAACGTGGACGGCGCCAACGACGGCGCCCGGCGCCTCGTCGAGCGGCTGGGCTACGGGCTGCTGGCCCAGCAGATGGTCAAGGAGCTGGGGTGATCCGGCCGGTCAGCTGCCGTAGACGCGGGACGGGGTGATCAGGACCGCGGTGCGGCCCTGCTCGGCCATCACCCGGTCGTACTCCGCCCAGTCGTCGTGGGTGCCGCCCGCCGCGGTGAAGACCTCGCGCAGCAGCAGCCGCAGGCGCTCCGCGTCCAGCCAGGGCCGCGGGTCGCCCGGGCCGGCCAGCTCCGCGCGGCCCTCGACGGCCGCCCATTGCCAGCCCTTGCGGAACGCCGTGGTCACCTGCGGGCGGGCCCGCAGGTTGGCCATCTTCACCCTCCCGTACGTGACGAAGCCCAGCACCGGCTCCCCGGTCGACGGGTGGGCCAGCACGCCCGTGTTGACGAGCGACGACTGGATCGTCCCGTCGGCGCGCAGGGTCGACACGATGGCCAGGCCGCTGTCGTCGCGGGCCAGGCCCCAGGCCTCGTCGAGCCTCACCGCTCCGCCTCAGTTGTCCGCATGCCTCGGAGGCTACTGCGCGGGCGGTGACGCCGTCGGCCCGATCGGGTCGGCGACCGGCGCCGCCT belongs to Amorphoplanes digitatis and includes:
- a CDS encoding TIGR03618 family F420-dependent PPOX class oxidoreductase produces the protein MRLDEAWGLARDDSGLAIVSTLRADGTIQSSLVNTGVLAHPSTGEPVLGFVTYGRVKMANLRARPQVTTAFRKGWQWAAVEGRAELAGPGDPRPWLDAERLRLLLREVFTAAGGTHDDWAEYDRVMAEQGRTAVLITPSRVYGS
- a CDS encoding VOC family protein, with translation MALRPVQVNIKAVDHAAVGRFWAEALGWSAYSGRTTYVGPAGGLVWPDPVVLGIDVVPVPQPKTAAKNRTHLDLATASAAHQAELVARLLALGATPADVGQGEVPWAVLADPEGNEFCVLEPREVYRDTGPIAAVVVDCADPRAMARFWGEATDWAPHEANDEFASLRSAGPYLEFLRVPGAKTTPDRVHLDLLPYPGDDNAAEVARLRALGATDLDIGQGDVPWTCLADPEGHEFCVLARS
- a CDS encoding ROK family transcriptional regulator, translating into MNEVARALPQTVLREATDRRLLDETIRQGRTTRAELADVTGYSRPTVSEAVRRLVEVGLLDATGLKETGRRGRVGTFYELGARSGWVLALELDQSGVHARAADLAGRTRAELRRPPTPPGDAPALVESVRAAVRTIDGGAGPLRTVGVSIANPVDPATHQTVPLAGTPFPEGLLSPMEMIGDLVPAPVLVDNDVNLAALAEHRAGRAAGEASFAYVYVGAGLGVGLYIGDQLIRGAHGLAGEIGYLPGSSAPTLAADLAAGGLGRSDAPSNDVAAALALLDRADETALRVLAEAVARVINSVAAVVDPALVLLGGPVGTHPALLPRVRTAISFPGPIRVEHGALGTDAALRGALELAIEHARATAVAV
- a CDS encoding YbiU family protein; translated protein: MSTAPADIPTAIRETKARLRAQIGDVAGAFARAEAAVRAEVDEIVAQRGRGEEVWPVVRFADVAAGTVPADLVEAVRRRGCAVVKGTFPRVRAEQWDAELVSYLDRNDFAGTYRYLDDGVFGGLAASRPSIFPIYWSRPQMQAREDDNMVAVRGFLNSFWKHESEGRVWFDPTRDTAYPDRVRRREPGSDSSGLSAHTDSGSIERWLLPAYQNVFRHVFRGDPDAYDPWDGAYRTDVHEYESTVMCSAFRTFQGWTALSDMAPTEGVLHVVPIPSAMAYLLLRALQDDVADDDLCGAANGQALPINERWHPALMPALTPIPAVEPGDTVWWHGDMIHSVGAVKDQQGWGNVMYIPASPYCEKNAAYAAECGQAFIKGISPADFAPEDYEIDWAGRPMADDLSATGRAQLGLES
- a CDS encoding GNAT family N-acetyltransferase — encoded protein: MDDRDFASRREPMVTGYATAIAVARNLSLPEAAAESERDIAERLPRGPATRGQLLRKAVVDGAEVGWIWVSLPGATVPEMAWICDVEVDAAHRGRGYGGAIIEAVEAELAGLGVARLGLNVFGDNGTALRLYDRLRFEVTAQQWSRSIADAPSAAGIELVPMIDYAGRIETHFAEYAQRLVRDQGVWHGEAEARAARRLAELLPHGDRTEGSILRTVCAKGEPVGWVWAAMPAPPRPGLGWLHHVGIDEGFRGRGHGTAVIAAIEAELVRRGVHALGLNVDGANDGARRLVERLGYGLLAQQMVKELG
- a CDS encoding carbohydrate-binding protein; this encodes MTTPSLPPPGMYRSRSRVTRNRAGLAAAGLALVLLGYLIGRLQGGADEPAVAAPPPASAPASATPAPEPSTEPATPEPATPGRDAYAVFQAEAASGQQGTDVEETEDEGGGQNVGWISNGDWLRFDDVDFGDTPATGFAARIASDADDDSRGRIEIRIDSPANPPAGTLITGDTDGWQDWTSRSTEIQPTTGRHTVFLVFAADDGDEFLNINYFAFRH
- a CDS encoding DUF3558 family protein codes for the protein MFRRPLAALAIAAALVTPAGCGMLGESPTPAAGGAPAPPAASATPAASATPGSDSGLGDSVKDSGAIPDPCTLLSRTEVTRLTGRDISQIDEDGLPDGDENRYCQWQQPGGQLAVFLGRTTADDFKIKIADATPVDGVGEDAFALAGHLYVLYGTVSIDVYSRGDDDAENLAKAATIAEVLITKI
- the dinB gene encoding DNA polymerase IV, with translation MSDQATILHADLDSFYASVEQRDDPGLRGRPVLVGGGVVLAASYEAKAFGVRTPMGIAQARALCPHALIVPPRMSAYSAASKAVFEVFRDTTPIVEGISIDEAFLEVGGLHRIRGTPAAIAAGLRADVRDRVGLPITVGVARTKFLAKVASAVGKPDGLLVVAPGQELAFLHPLPIERLWGVGPVTAGKLRERHILTVGHVARIGEAALVAMLGAHAGRHLHALAHNRDPRRVRTGHRRGSIGSQCALGRRQRPFEEIEATLAALVDRVTRRMRTVRRSGRTITLRLRFGDFTRATRSRSLLKATMQTRAILETARQLLREARPLIDERGLTLVGVAVGNLDRDGAVQLELPFDLPVEDSLDTALDAVRDRFGSTSVTRAASLGRDLNPSVPILPD
- a CDS encoding TIGR03619 family F420-dependent LLM class oxidoreductase, which codes for MLISCGCPVSGVWADPLSVTGFAMRAEELGYHGLWSFQRLLIGAGQDLEPVYRSVLDPLLALTYAAARTTQIRLGVAVINLPYVSPTYLAKQASTLDVLCGGRFDLGLGTGWSEVEFTATGSDPNPRGRRTAEYLEVLRTLFRGEPAQFDGEFYTVPPSVMAPKPVQAGGPPILLGGGADVALRRAGRLADGWVSSSRASLDDITRGAQIVRRAAEESGRDPDSVRIVVRGVVKAGLRDENVPLSGTWDQIRAGAQRYAEAGVTELFYDLNWDPFIGAPDGDPRAAGERAEEILTALAPNG
- the cobF gene encoding precorrin-6A synthase (deacetylating), encoding MRKIYVIGIGSGDPDQLTLQAAKAIGRTDVFFLLDKGEAKESMIELRRRMLKAYGRPSRRIAEGRDPDRDRAPADYEATIADWRRRRSEVTEALIGEHLLDGETGAFLVWGDPSLYDSTIAILDEILARGQTTFEYEVIPGISSVSTLAARHRIGLNRVGRPFQVTTGRRLAEGWPDGADDVIVMLDAHQTFGTVDAENVEIFWGAYLGTEDELLVAGPLDEVADEIRRVRAEARERHGWIMDTYLLRRRA